The Candidatus Saccharibacteria bacterium genome has a segment encoding these proteins:
- a CDS encoding PKD domain-containing protein, with product MQHEYTKHTKLWHELAHMLLVLLVFVGVFIIPLTNVNAQTVENPQSGSVGLTGTVPGPPPDIPAVIDVPSQQEVLVSTPTAVRGECVPGTIIQISRNGAFAGSVLCLEDGTFQLQIDLLPGLNTIIASTFDALNQQGPDSAPVIVNYQPQDGGVDVGQNIATISPFVITSNFGARGVNPGDEITWPLSVSGGVAPYAISIDWGDGSEDTLLSLDDSGEFNPTHVYDQSGTYSVTVKATDADGRLAFVQVLTIVNGPAVGGITQEADPNANVVVRDQYVLWPIYALVVCVFVAFVIGRSFQRWSDKHKQRHGGNLIGSRGFKQSHA from the coding sequence ATGCAACACGAATACACTAAACACACAAAACTATGGCACGAGCTAGCTCACATGCTACTCGTGCTATTAGTGTTTGTCGGGGTTTTTATTATTCCGCTCACTAATGTCAACGCGCAGACAGTTGAAAATCCTCAAAGCGGATCAGTTGGTTTAACAGGCACCGTGCCAGGGCCGCCGCCAGATATTCCAGCAGTTATTGATGTACCTTCTCAACAAGAAGTACTTGTCTCCACTCCTACAGCTGTTCGTGGTGAATGTGTACCGGGGACTATTATTCAAATCAGTCGTAACGGTGCCTTTGCTGGGTCAGTGCTTTGTCTGGAAGATGGTACCTTCCAGTTACAAATCGACTTACTGCCAGGATTAAATACCATAATTGCCAGCACCTTTGATGCTCTTAACCAACAGGGGCCAGATTCTGCTCCGGTTATAGTCAACTACCAACCGCAAGATGGTGGTGTTGATGTCGGGCAAAATATCGCTACTATATCGCCGTTTGTCATTACATCTAACTTTGGTGCGCGGGGTGTAAACCCCGGCGACGAAATTACCTGGCCGTTATCAGTAAGCGGCGGTGTTGCCCCGTACGCTATATCAATCGATTGGGGCGACGGAAGCGAGGATACCCTGTTGAGCTTAGATGATAGCGGTGAATTCAATCCAACTCATGTCTATGATCAGTCCGGCACGTATTCTGTAACTGTAAAGGCGACAGATGCAGATGGACGATTGGCTTTTGTGCAGGTTTTAACTATTGTTAACGGCCCTGCAGTAGGTGGCATAACCCAAGAGGCCGACCCGAATGCCAATGTTGTGGTACGTGACCAGTACGTCTTGTGGCCAATCTACGCGCTTGTCGTCTGCGTGTTCGTAGCGTTTGTTATCGGTAGATCCTTCCAGCGCTGGTCAGACAAGCACAAACAACGTCATGGCGGCAACCTAATCGGCAGCCGCGGATTCAAGCAGTCACACGCTTAG